The following coding sequences lie in one Nocardioides sambongensis genomic window:
- a CDS encoding CbtB domain-containing protein: MSQSSAAPVAGSPVALPTVPLMAVGTWLVFVGLLAMLVIFFVSADQGAVSLPAGNAVHEWVHDARHLLGYPCH; encoded by the coding sequence ATGTCGCAGTCGTCTGCTGCCCCCGTCGCCGGCTCGCCCGTCGCGCTCCCCACCGTCCCGCTGATGGCGGTCGGCACCTGGCTGGTCTTCGTCGGCCTGCTCGCGATGCTGGTCATCTTCTTCGTCAGCGCCGACCAGGGCGCCGTCTCGTTGCCGGCCGGCAACGCCGTGCACGAGTGGGTGCACGACGCCCGCCACCTGCTCGGCTACCCCTGCCACTGA
- a CDS encoding CbtA family protein, producing MDSQHTPALTPAAFVVRGLAAGLAAGLIAFLVAFALGEPHIDDAIALEEAASADATPADIAAEEAEADEPGMVEVSRENQKSWGLLTGTLAIGAALGGLISLAAAGALGRLGSLSPRASTALVAGLGFVAVALVPFLKYPATPPAVGSGDTIGSRTAEYFAMLLVSVLAMIAAVLVANRLRTRLDPWTAVGVAGLGYLVVVGVAAALLPTVNELGAFPADTLWYFRRSSLFTLAALWATLGVGLVASVGRLTDRVRAEDRRRALAATL from the coding sequence GTGGACTCGCAGCACACCCCTGCCCTCACGCCGGCCGCCTTCGTGGTCCGCGGCCTCGCCGCCGGCCTCGCCGCCGGCCTGATCGCCTTCCTGGTCGCCTTCGCCCTCGGCGAGCCGCACATCGACGACGCGATCGCGCTCGAGGAGGCCGCCTCCGCCGACGCCACCCCGGCCGACATCGCCGCCGAGGAGGCCGAGGCCGACGAGCCCGGCATGGTCGAGGTGTCCCGGGAGAACCAGAAGTCCTGGGGGCTGCTGACCGGCACCCTGGCGATCGGCGCCGCGCTCGGCGGACTGATCTCGCTGGCCGCCGCCGGCGCGCTCGGCCGGCTCGGCTCGCTGTCGCCACGCGCCAGCACCGCGCTGGTCGCCGGGCTCGGCTTCGTCGCCGTCGCTCTGGTGCCGTTCCTGAAGTACCCGGCGACGCCTCCGGCCGTCGGCAGCGGGGACACGATCGGGTCCCGGACCGCGGAGTACTTCGCGATGCTGCTGGTCTCCGTGCTCGCCATGATCGCGGCCGTGCTGGTCGCGAACCGGCTGCGCACCCGGCTCGACCCCTGGACCGCGGTCGGCGTGGCCGGCCTCGGCTACCTGGTGGTGGTCGGTGTCGCCGCCGCGCTGCTCCCCACGGTCAACGAACTGGGAGCCTTCCCCGCCGACACGCTCTGGTACTTCCGACGCTCCTCGCTGTTCACCCTGGCCGCGCTCTGGGCCACCCTCGGCGTCGGCCTGGTCGCGTCCGTCGGGCGCCTCACCGACCGCGTCCGGGCGGAGGACCGGCGCCGCGCGCTCGCCGCGACCCTGTGA
- a CDS encoding cobalamin biosynthesis protein: MSRAAGTRAAGLALGFAADRLLGDPRRLHPVAGFGRVAGVLEQRTWQDSRPAGAVHVGVLVGGAIALGALTEQVRRPLPRTLLVGAATWAVLGGRSLDREVAALESLLLTGDLDGARRRLRNLVGRDTSRLTEPEIVRAALESLAENTSDAVVSSLVWGAVAGVPGLLAHRAANTLDAMVGHRSTRYARFGWAGARLDDVLNLPGSRLSAALTCLVGPDRSGALRAWRRDAAAHPSPNAGPVEAAFAGALGVRLGGRNVYGPPGDQWVEDRAVMGDGRTPEVADLSRARRLALAVDLGALAVAGLSAAARG, encoded by the coding sequence GTGAGTCGGGCCGCCGGGACTCGGGCCGCCGGTCTCGCGCTCGGCTTCGCCGCGGACCGCCTGCTCGGCGATCCGCGGCGACTCCACCCCGTCGCCGGCTTCGGACGGGTCGCGGGAGTGCTGGAGCAGCGGACCTGGCAGGACTCCCGCCCGGCCGGCGCCGTGCACGTCGGCGTCCTCGTCGGCGGCGCGATCGCCCTCGGCGCCCTGACCGAGCAGGTACGTCGACCGCTCCCCCGCACGCTGCTGGTCGGCGCCGCGACCTGGGCCGTGCTCGGTGGCAGGTCGCTGGATCGCGAGGTGGCGGCGCTGGAGTCGCTGCTGCTCACCGGCGACCTGGACGGGGCCCGGCGGCGGTTGCGCAACCTGGTGGGCCGGGACACCAGCCGGCTGACCGAGCCCGAGATCGTTCGCGCCGCGCTCGAGTCGCTGGCCGAGAACACCTCCGACGCCGTGGTCTCCTCGTTGGTGTGGGGTGCGGTGGCCGGTGTCCCGGGGTTGCTGGCGCACCGGGCCGCGAACACTCTCGACGCCATGGTCGGTCACCGGTCCACCCGCTACGCGCGGTTCGGCTGGGCCGGCGCCCGCCTCGACGACGTACTGAACCTGCCGGGCTCCCGGCTGTCGGCGGCGCTGACCTGCCTGGTCGGCCCGGACCGCTCCGGCGCGCTGCGCGCCTGGCGTCGGGACGCCGCGGCCCACCCCAGCCCCAACGCGGGACCGGTGGAGGCCGCGTTCGCGGGCGCACTCGGCGTCCGGCTCGGCGGCCGGAACGTCTACGGACCGCCCGGCGACCAGTGGGTCGAGGATCGGGCGGTGATGGGCGACGGGCGGACACCCGAGGTCGCCGACCTGTCCCGGGCGCGGAGGCTGGCGCTGGCCGTGGACCTCGGCGCGCTGGCCGTGGCCGGGTTGAGCGCGGCGGCCCGGGGGTGA
- a CDS encoding MOSC domain-containing protein: MATEHLITRLSTTPVKGLRLHHPDAVELTPSGAAGDRRFYLVDEAGTVQSCTRNQGLYELSASWEESSRRLEVRRGDDVVAAGVIERDRPVATDMSGLRTLEADTVTDPMWGELFSEAVGRRVRLVQARDSAYDVAPVTLLGSASVRELADRAGLDGVDARRFRMLIDFSSEDPHVEDGWDGRRLRVGGAVLSCEGPVKRCAATTRHPDSGESDLQTLRLIKGYRGRQPSILGLGANFGIYARVIEAGPIAVGDRLVVDEVA, translated from the coding sequence GTGGCGACCGAACACCTGATCACCCGACTGTCGACCACTCCGGTCAAGGGCCTGCGGCTGCATCACCCCGATGCCGTCGAGCTCACCCCGTCCGGCGCGGCCGGGGACCGCCGCTTCTACCTCGTCGACGAGGCCGGCACGGTGCAGAGCTGCACCCGCAACCAGGGGCTCTACGAGCTGAGCGCGTCGTGGGAGGAGTCCTCCCGCCGTCTCGAGGTCCGCCGCGGCGACGACGTCGTCGCGGCCGGCGTCATCGAGCGCGACCGACCCGTGGCCACCGACATGTCCGGCCTCCGGACGCTGGAGGCCGACACGGTCACCGACCCGATGTGGGGCGAGCTCTTCTCCGAGGCCGTCGGCCGACGGGTCCGCCTGGTGCAGGCCCGTGACTCCGCCTACGACGTCGCACCGGTCACCCTGCTCGGCTCCGCCTCGGTGCGGGAGCTGGCGGACCGTGCCGGGCTCGACGGGGTGGACGCTCGCCGGTTCCGGATGCTGATCGACTTCTCCAGCGAGGACCCGCACGTGGAGGACGGTTGGGACGGGCGCCGGCTCCGCGTCGGCGGCGCGGTCCTCTCGTGCGAGGGTCCGGTCAAGCGTTGCGCCGCCACCACCCGGCACCCCGACTCCGGCGAGTCCGACCTGCAGACGCTCCGCCTGATCAAGGGCTATCGCGGACGCCAGCCCTCCATCCTCGGTCTCGGCGCCAACTTCGGCATCTACGCGCGCGTGATCGAGGCCGGGCCGATCGCGGTCGGCGACCGGCTGGTGGTGGACGAGGTCGCCTGA
- a CDS encoding cobyric acid synthase — MSALLVAGMTSDAGKTVLVTGLCRAFARRGIRVAPYKAQNMSNNSMVVPLGADPFDGHGEIGRAQWVQALAAGVPPEVAMNPVLLKPGSDRRSHVIRMGLPDGEVTARDFVDGRRRLAAAAFDAYDDLAGRFDLVVAEGAGSPAEINLRTSDYVNMGLAQHGRIPTVVVGDIDRGGWFASAFGTVMLLDAEDRALVRGFVVNKFRGDVDLLRPGLSDLQERTGLPTFGVLPWHPDLWLDSEDALDLEGRRAADGARRVAVVRLPRISNFTDLDALGLEPDLDVSFVSDPGRLADADLVVLPGTRATLADLAWLRARGLDRAIARHVAAGRPVLGICGGCQMLGRRIEDPDGVEGPVGGAAEGLGLLDLVTRFTRDKRLAVHAPAGYEIHHGRIDGETRSGGVVGTMVHGSLEDDRVRADYLHEMLGVRSRASFPAARARRLDLLGDLVEQHLDLDALLEVADG, encoded by the coding sequence GTGAGTGCGCTGCTGGTCGCCGGGATGACCTCGGACGCCGGCAAGACCGTGCTCGTCACCGGGCTGTGCCGGGCGTTCGCCCGGCGCGGCATCCGGGTGGCGCCGTACAAGGCGCAGAACATGTCCAACAACTCGATGGTGGTGCCGCTCGGCGCCGACCCGTTCGACGGCCACGGCGAGATCGGCCGGGCGCAGTGGGTGCAGGCCCTCGCCGCGGGGGTGCCGCCCGAGGTCGCGATGAACCCGGTGCTGCTCAAGCCCGGCAGCGACCGGCGCAGCCACGTCATCCGGATGGGTCTGCCCGACGGTGAGGTCACCGCCCGGGACTTCGTGGACGGCCGCCGCCGGCTCGCCGCCGCGGCCTTCGACGCCTACGACGACCTCGCCGGCCGGTTCGACCTCGTGGTGGCGGAGGGCGCGGGGAGTCCGGCCGAGATCAACCTGCGCACCTCCGACTACGTGAACATGGGGCTGGCGCAGCACGGCCGGATCCCGACCGTGGTGGTGGGCGACATCGACCGCGGCGGCTGGTTCGCGTCCGCCTTCGGCACCGTGATGCTGCTCGACGCCGAGGACCGGGCCCTGGTCCGCGGCTTCGTGGTCAACAAGTTCCGCGGCGACGTCGACCTGCTGCGCCCCGGCCTCAGCGACCTGCAGGAGCGGACCGGCCTGCCGACCTTCGGGGTGCTGCCCTGGCACCCCGACCTCTGGCTGGACTCCGAGGACGCGCTCGACCTGGAGGGCCGCCGCGCCGCCGACGGAGCGCGACGGGTCGCGGTGGTCCGGCTGCCGCGGATCAGCAACTTCACCGACCTCGACGCGCTCGGGCTGGAGCCCGACCTGGACGTGAGCTTCGTCAGCGATCCCGGGCGACTGGCCGACGCCGACCTGGTCGTGCTGCCCGGCACCCGGGCGACGCTGGCCGACCTGGCCTGGCTCCGCGCCCGCGGACTCGACCGCGCCATCGCCCGCCACGTCGCGGCCGGTCGTCCGGTGCTGGGGATCTGCGGCGGGTGCCAGATGCTTGGGCGCCGGATCGAGGACCCGGACGGCGTGGAGGGCCCGGTGGGGGGCGCCGCCGAGGGACTGGGGCTGCTCGACCTGGTCACCCGCTTCACCCGGGACAAGCGCCTGGCCGTGCACGCGCCGGCCGGCTACGAGATCCACCACGGACGGATCGACGGCGAGACCCGCAGCGGCGGCGTGGTCGGCACGATGGTGCACGGCTCCCTGGAGGACGACCGGGTCCGCGCGGACTACCTCCACGAGATGCTCGGCGTGCGGTCGCGGGCCTCGTTCCCCGCCGCCCGAGCCCGGAGGCTGGACCTGCTCGGCGACCTGGTCGAGCAGCACCTCGACCTCGACGCGCTGCTGGAGGTGGCGGATGGCTGA
- the cobF gene encoding precorrin-6A synthase (deacetylating) → MSTRRVRVIGIGPGGVDQVTVEAVAAMRSVDWFLVLDKAASVRDGAPDPLVRAREAVLARHVGPSATVVYVDDPPRERRTGAVGADADYRAAVAAWHDARTERVADAMAARPGDVGFLVWGDPAFYDSTLRVLDRVADLPASRTGSGEAVEVNVLPGISALQLLAARHRIVLHEVGHPLHVTTGRALRSAVDAGQRNIVVMLNRDLDELEQTDLAAWSLWWGGNLGTTTERLVTGRVAEVLPQVRAARDRLRAAAGWVMDVYLLRAPEGER, encoded by the coding sequence GTGAGCACACGCAGGGTGCGGGTGATCGGGATCGGCCCCGGCGGGGTCGACCAGGTCACCGTCGAAGCCGTCGCGGCGATGCGCTCGGTCGACTGGTTCCTGGTGCTCGACAAGGCGGCGTCGGTGCGCGACGGCGCACCGGACCCGCTGGTGCGGGCCCGGGAGGCGGTGCTCGCCCGTCACGTCGGACCGTCCGCGACGGTCGTGTACGTCGACGACCCGCCCCGCGAGCGTCGTACCGGGGCCGTGGGGGCCGATGCCGACTACCGGGCGGCGGTGGCGGCCTGGCACGACGCCCGCACCGAGAGGGTCGCCGACGCGATGGCGGCCCGTCCCGGCGACGTCGGGTTCCTGGTCTGGGGCGACCCGGCCTTCTACGACTCCACGCTCCGGGTGCTCGACCGGGTCGCGGACCTGCCGGCGTCGCGGACCGGCTCCGGGGAGGCCGTCGAGGTCAACGTGCTGCCGGGGATCTCCGCCCTGCAGCTGCTCGCTGCCCGGCACCGGATCGTGCTGCACGAGGTCGGCCACCCGCTGCACGTCACCACCGGCCGGGCGCTGCGCTCGGCGGTGGACGCCGGCCAGCGCAACATCGTGGTGATGCTCAACCGCGACCTCGACGAGCTCGAGCAGACGGACCTGGCCGCGTGGTCGCTGTGGTGGGGCGGCAACCTGGGGACCACCACCGAGCGCCTGGTCACCGGGCGGGTGGCCGAGGTGCTGCCGCAGGTGCGAGCCGCCCGGGATCGGCTGCGCGCGGCGGCCGGATGGGTGATGGACGTCTACCTGCTGCGCGCGCCGGAGGGGGAGCGATGA
- the cobN gene encoding cobaltochelatase subunit CobN has product MRTIALLSTSDTDLLSARASGAAWTWANPSRSEIGALAAAAAAADLAVVRLLGSPQEYDALLAALHATGTPLVVLGGEAAPSAELMERSTVPVGVAAEAHRYLAEGGPANLAQLHAFLGDTVLLEGDGFEPPAQIPTWGLEERPTPPTGDMTAGRARVGVLYYRAHQASGNTDFVHALADAIDATGEAVAVPVFAGSLRSAPDDLFEALRDLDALVVTVLAAGGATPAAVSAGGEDESWDVERIAALDIPVLQGLCLTGSRAEWEESDDGVSPLDYANQVAIPEFDGRISTVPFSFKELDADGLPHYVADPERCARVAGIAVNHARLRKVPVAEKRIALMLSAYPTKHARIGNAVGLDTPVSTVRLLRRMREEGYHLGTDNVVTRILDDPAHAEDETAAGDALIHALIEAGGQDEEWLTGAQLSDAHVRVGRSAYDAWTADLPARLRAEVEEAWGASPGTLFVNDDGEIVLATLPAGNVVVMIQPPRGFGENPVAIYHDPDLAPSHHYLAAYRWLRAGVADGGFGAHAVVHLGKHGSMEWLPGKNAALSAACATDAAIADLPLVYPFLVNDPGEGAQAKRRAHATIVDHLVPPMARAESYGDIARLEGLLEEYDKISAMDPAKLAAIRGEIWQLMHAAEMHRDLGMAERGADDRPDDETFDDFLLHVDGWLCEIKDAQIRDGLHVLGNAPAGEARVNLVLAILRAAQVWGGASNAVPGLRRALGLADDADAPTTDRVESQARDLVQAMEDAGWHPAAADGLHEDPEVRRVLAFAATEVVPRLDGTVAEMDAVLHALAGGFVRSGPSGSPLRGLVNVLPTGRNFYTVDPRAVPSRLAWETGQALADSLLQRYLDDEGDYPSSVGLSVWGTSAMRTSGDDIAEVLALLGVRPEWDEASKRVRSLEVVPLAELGRPRIDVTVRISGFFRDAFPHVVTMLDDAIAMVVDLDEPDEMNHVRAHARADLAEHGDARRARTRIFGSKPGSYGAGLLQAIEAGSWRDDNDLAEVYTAWGGFAYGRDLDGVAAADDMRANYRRIKVAAKNLDTREHDIADSDDYFQYHGGMVATVRALTGRDPKALVGDSTSPDAVRTRSLQEETNRVFRARVVNPRWISAMQRHGYKGAFELAATVDYLFGFDATTGVVHDWMYESLANSYVLDAENQAFLKRSNPWALRGMVEKLHEAVDRKLWAEPSARTLAALQQVYLEVEGDLEDR; this is encoded by the coding sequence GTGCGCACGATCGCGCTGCTGTCCACGTCCGACACCGACTTGCTCTCGGCCCGCGCCAGCGGCGCCGCCTGGACCTGGGCGAACCCGTCCCGCAGCGAGATCGGCGCCCTCGCCGCCGCGGCGGCGGCCGCGGACCTCGCCGTGGTCCGGCTCCTCGGCTCCCCGCAGGAGTACGACGCGCTGCTGGCCGCGCTGCACGCGACCGGCACTCCGCTGGTGGTGCTCGGCGGCGAGGCCGCCCCCAGCGCGGAGCTGATGGAGCGCTCCACCGTGCCGGTCGGCGTCGCGGCCGAGGCGCACCGCTACCTCGCCGAGGGCGGCCCGGCCAACCTGGCCCAGCTGCACGCCTTCCTGGGCGACACCGTGCTGCTCGAGGGGGACGGGTTCGAGCCGCCCGCGCAGATCCCCACCTGGGGGCTCGAGGAGCGGCCGACCCCGCCGACGGGTGACATGACGGCCGGGCGGGCCCGGGTCGGTGTGCTCTACTACCGGGCCCACCAGGCCAGCGGCAACACCGACTTCGTGCATGCGCTCGCGGACGCGATCGACGCCACCGGGGAGGCGGTCGCCGTCCCGGTCTTCGCCGGCTCGCTACGGTCCGCGCCCGACGACCTGTTCGAGGCGTTGCGGGACCTGGACGCGCTGGTGGTGACCGTGCTGGCGGCAGGCGGCGCGACGCCGGCGGCCGTCTCGGCCGGCGGCGAGGACGAGAGCTGGGACGTCGAGCGGATCGCGGCCCTCGACATCCCGGTGCTGCAGGGGCTCTGCCTGACCGGGAGCCGCGCGGAGTGGGAGGAGTCCGACGACGGGGTCAGCCCGCTGGACTACGCCAACCAGGTGGCGATCCCGGAGTTCGACGGCCGGATCAGCACCGTGCCCTTCTCGTTCAAGGAGCTCGACGCCGACGGACTGCCGCACTACGTCGCCGACCCCGAGCGCTGTGCCCGGGTGGCCGGCATCGCAGTCAACCACGCGCGGCTGCGGAAGGTGCCGGTCGCGGAGAAGCGGATCGCGCTGATGCTCAGCGCCTACCCGACCAAGCACGCGCGGATCGGGAACGCGGTCGGCCTGGACACCCCGGTCAGCACCGTCCGGCTGCTCCGCCGGATGCGGGAGGAGGGCTATCACCTGGGCACCGACAACGTGGTCACCCGGATCCTCGACGACCCCGCCCATGCCGAGGACGAGACCGCCGCGGGAGACGCGCTCATCCACGCGCTGATCGAGGCCGGCGGCCAGGACGAGGAGTGGCTGACCGGGGCGCAGCTGAGCGACGCTCACGTCCGGGTCGGCCGGTCCGCCTACGACGCGTGGACGGCGGACCTCCCCGCCCGGCTGCGCGCGGAGGTGGAGGAGGCATGGGGCGCGTCGCCGGGGACCCTCTTCGTCAACGACGACGGCGAGATCGTGCTCGCCACGCTGCCGGCCGGGAACGTGGTGGTGATGATCCAGCCACCGCGCGGCTTCGGCGAGAACCCGGTGGCGATCTACCACGATCCGGATCTTGCTCCGAGCCACCACTACCTGGCGGCGTACCGCTGGTTGCGGGCCGGTGTCGCGGACGGCGGGTTCGGCGCCCACGCCGTGGTGCACCTGGGCAAGCACGGCTCGATGGAGTGGCTGCCCGGCAAGAACGCGGCGCTCTCGGCCGCCTGCGCCACCGACGCCGCCATCGCCGACCTGCCACTGGTCTACCCGTTCCTGGTCAACGACCCCGGCGAGGGCGCGCAGGCCAAGCGACGCGCCCACGCCACCATCGTCGACCACCTGGTGCCGCCGATGGCCCGCGCCGAGAGCTACGGCGACATCGCACGCCTGGAGGGGCTGCTCGAGGAGTACGACAAGATCTCCGCGATGGACCCGGCCAAGCTGGCCGCGATCCGCGGCGAGATCTGGCAGCTGATGCACGCCGCGGAGATGCACCGCGACCTCGGGATGGCCGAGCGCGGCGCCGACGACCGGCCGGACGACGAGACCTTCGACGACTTCCTGCTGCACGTCGACGGCTGGCTCTGCGAGATCAAGGACGCGCAGATCCGCGACGGGCTGCACGTGCTCGGGAACGCCCCGGCCGGGGAGGCCCGGGTCAACCTGGTGCTCGCCATCCTGCGCGCCGCCCAGGTCTGGGGCGGCGCCAGCAACGCGGTGCCGGGTCTGCGTCGGGCGCTCGGGCTCGCCGACGACGCCGACGCGCCGACCACCGACCGGGTCGAGTCCCAGGCGCGGGACCTGGTGCAGGCGATGGAGGACGCCGGATGGCACCCCGCCGCCGCCGACGGCCTGCACGAGGACCCCGAGGTACGACGCGTGCTGGCCTTCGCCGCGACCGAGGTGGTGCCCCGGCTGGACGGCACGGTGGCGGAGATGGACGCCGTTCTGCACGCGCTGGCCGGCGGGTTCGTCCGCTCCGGGCCGTCCGGTTCGCCGCTGCGCGGACTGGTCAACGTGCTGCCGACCGGTCGCAACTTCTACACCGTCGACCCGCGCGCGGTGCCGTCCCGACTGGCCTGGGAGACCGGGCAGGCGCTGGCCGACTCGCTGCTCCAGCGCTACCTCGACGACGAGGGCGACTATCCGAGCTCGGTGGGCCTCTCGGTGTGGGGCACGTCGGCGATGCGGACCTCCGGCGACGACATCGCCGAGGTGCTCGCACTGCTGGGCGTGCGGCCCGAGTGGGACGAGGCGTCCAAGCGGGTGCGGTCGTTGGAGGTGGTGCCGCTGGCGGAGCTCGGCAGGCCGCGGATCGACGTCACGGTGCGGATCTCCGGCTTCTTCCGGGACGCGTTCCCGCACGTCGTGACGATGCTCGACGACGCGATCGCGATGGTCGTCGACCTGGACGAGCCCGACGAGATGAACCACGTGCGCGCCCACGCCCGCGCCGACCTGGCTGAGCACGGTGACGCCCGTCGGGCGAGGACCCGGATCTTCGGGTCCAAGCCGGGCTCCTACGGCGCCGGCCTGCTGCAGGCCATCGAGGCGGGGTCCTGGCGCGACGACAACGACCTCGCCGAGGTCTACACCGCGTGGGGCGGCTTCGCCTACGGCCGCGACCTGGACGGTGTCGCGGCCGCCGACGACATGCGTGCCAACTACCGCCGGATCAAGGTGGCCGCGAAGAACCTGGACACCCGCGAGCACGACATCGCCGACAGCGACGACTACTTCCAGTACCACGGTGGCATGGTGGCCACCGTCCGGGCGCTCACCGGACGCGACCCGAAGGCCCTGGTCGGCGACTCGACCTCGCCGGACGCGGTCCGCACCCGCAGCCTGCAGGAGGAGACGAACCGGGTCTTCCGGGCCCGGGTGGTCAACCCCCGGTGGATCAGCGCGATGCAGCGGCACGGCTACAAGGGGGCGTTCGAGCTGGCCGCGACGGTCGACTACCTCTTCGGCTTCGACGCCACCACGGGCGTGGTGCACGACTGGATGTATGAGTCGCTGGCCAACTCCTACGTGCTCGACGCGGAGAACCAGGCCTTCCTCAAGCGGTCGAACCCGTGGGCGCTGCGTGGCATGGTGGAGAAGCTGCACGAGGCGGTCGACCGCAAGCTGTGGGCCGAGCCGTCCGCCCGGACGCTGGCTGCGCTGCAACAGGTCTACCTCGAGGTCGAGGGCGACCTCGAGGACCGGTGA
- a CDS encoding AMP-binding protein codes for MFVPFSVNDFLDRAVTVYGDRVGVVDEPNQPAASLGELTYAQVADLARRQAAKLDELGIGVGERVAVVSHNSARLQVAFFGVSGWGRVLVPVNFRLRPDEIQYIVDHSGARVLYVDPELEESLKGIECEHKFVLGTDSDLYADPGAVPVPWEHDEAATATINYTSGTTARPKGVQITHRNIWTNALTFGLHAQIGDRDVYLHTLPQFHANGWGMPFAMTGVGAQHVMLRKVDGAEILRRVRDHGVTVMCAAPAVAAAVLEAAQTWDGEIPGRDRVRIIMAGAPPPTKTVVRVEEELGWEFIQIYGLTETSPLLTFNRTRAEWDDLPGEERAARLTRAGAPAIGVTLKIDDSEEGSGEVLARSNVVLEGYWDNPEESARCLADGWFHTGDGGTIGEDGYLTIADRKKDVIITGGENVSSIEVEDALFSHPLVAEVAVIGVPSEKWGETIKALVVLADGGVAGPETEAELIAWCKERLAGYKAPTSVEFRDELARTATGKLQKFKLREGYWKDRDRQVN; via the coding sequence ATGTTCGTTCCGTTCAGCGTCAACGACTTCCTCGACCGCGCCGTCACCGTGTACGGCGACCGCGTCGGCGTCGTGGACGAGCCGAACCAGCCCGCAGCCAGCCTCGGCGAGCTCACCTACGCGCAGGTCGCCGACCTGGCCCGCCGCCAGGCCGCCAAGCTGGACGAGCTCGGCATCGGCGTCGGCGAGCGCGTCGCGGTCGTCAGCCACAACAGCGCCCGCCTGCAGGTCGCCTTCTTCGGCGTCAGCGGCTGGGGCCGGGTGCTGGTGCCGGTGAACTTCCGGCTGCGGCCCGACGAGATCCAGTACATCGTCGACCACTCCGGTGCCCGGGTGCTCTACGTCGATCCCGAGCTCGAGGAGTCACTCAAGGGCATCGAGTGCGAGCACAAGTTCGTGCTCGGCACCGACTCCGACCTCTACGCCGACCCCGGCGCCGTACCGGTGCCGTGGGAGCACGACGAGGCGGCCACCGCGACGATCAACTACACCTCGGGCACGACGGCCCGGCCCAAGGGCGTGCAGATCACCCACCGCAACATCTGGACCAACGCGCTGACCTTCGGGCTGCACGCCCAGATCGGGGACCGCGACGTCTACCTGCACACGCTGCCGCAGTTCCACGCCAACGGGTGGGGGATGCCGTTCGCGATGACCGGGGTCGGCGCGCAGCACGTGATGCTCCGCAAGGTCGACGGCGCCGAGATCCTGCGCCGGGTCCGCGACCACGGGGTGACCGTGATGTGCGCGGCACCGGCCGTCGCCGCCGCCGTGCTCGAGGCGGCCCAGACCTGGGACGGTGAGATCCCGGGGCGCGACCGGGTGCGGATCATCATGGCCGGCGCACCTCCGCCGACCAAGACCGTGGTGCGCGTGGAGGAGGAGCTCGGGTGGGAGTTCATCCAGATCTACGGCCTCACCGAGACCTCCCCGCTGCTGACCTTCAACCGCACCCGCGCCGAGTGGGACGACCTGCCCGGCGAGGAGCGTGCGGCCCGACTGACCCGGGCCGGGGCGCCCGCGATCGGGGTGACGCTGAAGATCGACGACAGCGAGGAGGGCTCCGGCGAGGTGCTGGCCCGCTCCAACGTCGTGCTCGAGGGCTATTGGGACAACCCGGAGGAGTCCGCCCGGTGCCTGGCCGACGGCTGGTTCCACACCGGCGACGGCGGCACCATCGGTGAGGACGGCTACCTGACCATCGCCGACCGCAAGAAGGACGTGATCATCACCGGTGGGGAGAACGTCTCCTCGATCGAGGTCGAGGACGCGCTGTTCTCGCACCCGTTGGTCGCCGAGGTCGCCGTGATCGGAGTGCCCAGCGAGAAGTGGGGCGAGACGATCAAGGCGCTGGTGGTGCTCGCCGACGGTGGCGTCGCCGGCCCGGAGACCGAGGCCGAGCTGATCGCCTGGTGCAAGGAACGGCTGGCCGGCTACAAGGCGCCGACCTCGGTGGAGTTCCGCGACGAGCTCGCCCGCACCGCGACCGGCAAGCTGCAGAAGTTCAAGCTCCGTGAGGGCTACTGGAAGGACCGGGACCGTCAGGTGAACTGA